In one Maniola jurtina chromosome 13, ilManJurt1.1, whole genome shotgun sequence genomic region, the following are encoded:
- the LOC123871284 gene encoding outer dynein arm-docking complex subunit 1-like has translation MPTQVEQKTVDPEAELSNVQRMFQKLAPMCSVEKRAGDIPQLAPQEKQLGILATELKETLLCINLARKGQHALRDNLTKHGTRKSIVEYEHLEAELRDERAQQAELDCLNYLAQKQMTEFMKKVPTEADELAMIENASNRLRRMENRLDLATKRFCGINTDNKRVREEIDRLLVERNDFNIQWNRTIGKLVKGKEYLMDIFEIAANSFGDRDECCRMLEALKWKGLFQLNRDISEMQSYEGELNHLAKLEEFLRVKGSRRICEADEKEEIKRQEEIQRCEQEIARHDALLEDIFGYAGSDRITTIIKNFSASEIHNFSIFELLCQVLQESIIMRRDLEILRQRIMDQRDINEAREEKQDKRLAELKVELETKRQRTQHMMELNHSADATIQKVLKGIDDLVRLAKCDVAPLLSLLGNHKEVTKWNVRKFLRILESDVKSLIEVAYGAVKPPAPTPKARAKGPAAPPPAKLVADPYVESLRPNRIEKLVPYQPCAYCVEDYIMNLVFETPAIPADKEYIEGIFHLEDVNTKFGIYTLTIPAKRHPYRGSKKD, from the exons ATGCCGACGCAAGTAGAACAGAAAACTGTGGACCCTGAAGCAGAACTTAGCAATGTTCAGCGAATG tttcaaAAGCTGGCACCGATGTGCAGCGTGGAGAAGCGAGCAGGCGACATACCACAGCTCGCCCCACAAGAGAAGCAGTTAGGTATCCTTGCCACCGAGTTGAAGGAGACCCTTCTTTGTATTAAT ctcgCCAGAAAAGGACAGCATGCGCTTCGCGACAACCTGACGAAGCATGGTACACGCAAGTCCATCGTGGAGTACGAGCATTTGGAAGCCGAGTTGCGGGACGAGAGGGCCCAGCAGGCTGAGCTGGACTGCCTCAACTACCTGGCTCAGAAACAGATGACAGAGTTCATGAAAAAAGTGCCCACTGAAGCCGAT GAGTTAGCGATGATTGAAAATGCGAGCAACCGACTTCGACGCATGGAGAATCGTCTTGATTTAGCTACGAAACGTTTCTGTGGTATCAACACAGACAACAAACGTGTTCGAGAAGAGATTGATCGTCTACTTGTTGAGAG GAATGATTTCAATATCCAATGGAACAGAACTATTGGCAAGCTGGTGAAGGGCAAGGAATACCTTATGGACATATTTGAGATCGCAGCCAACTCATTCGGGGACCGGGACGAGTGCTGCAGGATGCTGGAAGCTTTGAAGTGGAAGGGATTGTTTCAGCTCAATAGGGATATATCG GAGATGCAATCGTACGAAGGAGAGTTAAACCATCTAGCTAAACTGGAAGAATTCCTACGAGTCAAAGGGTCCAGACGGATCTGCGAGGCGGATGAGAAGGAAGAGATAAAACGCCAAGAGGAGATACAGAGATGTGAGCAGGAGATCGCTCGTCATGACGCGCTGTTAGAAGATATATTT GGTTACGCAGGCTCGGACAGAATAACAACGATAATAAAAAACTTCAGCGCCAGCGAGATTCATAATTTCTCGATTTTCGAACTCCTTTGTCAAGTACTACAAGAGTCTATCATCATGAGACGAGATCTTGAGATTCTGCGGCAGCGGATAA TGGACCAACGCGACATAAACGAGGCTCGCGAGGAGAAGCAGGACAAACGTCTCGCTGAACTTAAGGTGGAACTGGAGACGAAGAGGCAAAGAACACAGCATATGATGGAGTTGAACCACAGTGCTGACGCAACGATTCAAAAAGTGCTCAAAGGAATTGATGATCTTGTCAG ATTGGCAAAATGTGACGTCGCACCACTGCTGTCGCTCCTGGGCAACCACAAGGAAGTGACGAAGTGGAATGTCCGCAAATTCCTCAGGATCCTTGAATCCGACGTCAAGAGTCTAATTGAGGTGGCCTACGGAGCAGTAAAG CCTCCGGCTCCCACTCCGAAAGCTAGAGCAAAAGGCCCTGCGGCGCCACCTCCTGCGAAACTTGTCGCTGATCCATATGTTGAATCCTTGAGACCCAACAGGATTGAGAAACTGGTGCCGTACCAACCGTGTGCTTA ttGCGTCGAGGATTACATAATGAACTTAGTTTTTGAGACACCAGCTATTCCAGCTGATAAGGAATACATAGAAGGTATATTCCATTTGGAAGACGTTAACACAAAATTTGGAATTTACACGCTCACTATCCCTGC aaagcGTCACCCGTACAGAGGATCCAAAAAAGATTGA